The region CTCCTCCTCAGGGGTTACAAGGCGGCCTACGGCGCCCGGGGAGGCATCTTCACCACCCTCTGGACGATCCTGCTCGTCGCAATCGCGCTGATTGCCTTCAGCCAGGCTATAGTGGTCGGGCACGAGTCTCAGTTCGAGGTCGGGCTCCTGAAGACCTTCGGCTTCTCGACTCTGGACATAATCGAGGTTAGGCTAGTGGAGAGCCTCGTCCTCGGGTTCTTCGCGACATCGCTGGGGATGCTCCTAGGGTTCTCGTACGCCGCCTTCTTCAACGCCCCCGGGCTGGTGGACATACTCTTAGGGTGGGCGTACCTCCCTAGGGAGTTCCGCCTCCCCGTGTACGCGAGCCTCCAGTCGATCTCCTCGATCTATGCCGTGACGGTCATACCACTCCTGATAACGACCGTGGTCCCGGCCTGGCTCAACGCGATCACCGACCCAGAGCTTGCGATGAGGAGGGCTGCCGCATGATCGAAGTAAAGAACCTGACAAAGATCTACAACAGGGGCAAGTTCAACGAGACCGCAGCTGTCGTGGATGTGAGCCTGAAGGTCAAGGACAAGTCGATAGTCGCCTTAACCGGGCCGAGTGGCTGCGGCAAGACGACCATACTCAGCATGATCGGGCTCATACTAACTCCGACCTCAGGTGAGATCCTCTACGACGGAGAGAACGTCCTCCTGGCATCTGACTTCTGGAGGACAATTTACAGGAGGCAGAACTTCGGTTTCATATTCCAGCACATAAACCTGCTGCCGCAGTACACGACGCTCGAGAACATACTCCTCCCGCTCTACTCCTCGGACATCGAACCCTGGGATTACGAGGGGAAGGCTAGGGAGTGGCTCGCGAAACTCGGCATTGCGGACCGGGCCGAGCACCTCGTAGAGCAGCTCTCCGGAGGGGAGCAGCAGAGGGCGGCCTTCGTCCGCGCGCTGATCAAGGAGCCGAAGTACATCTTTGCGGACGAGCCGACTGTCTTCGTGGACGAAGAGACCTCACGGATAATCTACAACGTCTTCTCCTCGCTTAGGGACAGCGGCAAGACCGTTCTGCTCTCTACGCACGACCCTGAGCTCATGAAGATAGCGGACGACACATACCGGTTCTGCAAGGGCAGGCTGGTGTGAGCGGGAAGGATCGATCCGCAGGTTCAAAGTCCTGGTACAAAAATTTGCGAATGTTTAGGATGGCGGGCCTGAAGGGATTTGAACCCTTGGCCAATGGGTTAAGAGCCCATCGCTCTACCGTACTGAGCTACAGGCCCGTCCGACTTTTCCATTTGGGAGGTGTAATTTAAAAGTATCGCTCTATGGATATCCAATGGGTGGTTGTATATGCCTCCGCTTACGTTCATTGGGCTCGGCCTGCACGATGAGAAGGGGATCAGCCTGCGCGGCCTCGAGCGTGCCCGGGCGGCGGACCTCGTCCTCTTCGAGCACTACACGAACGTGATGCCGGGGCTGAGCCTGGAATCGCTGGGCAGGATCGTCGGAAAGGAGATCAGGACAGTCGGGAGGAGGGAGGTCGAAGACGGCAAAGCGATACTTGATGCCGCCTCTCATGGCGAGGTTGCCCTTCTCGTGGCCGGAGACCCGTTCGTGGCCACGACGCACGTCGATCTGAGGCTTAGGGCGATCAAGAGGGGCATAAAGGTCGAGGTTGTGAACGCCCCTTCGATCATATCGGTGGCGCCTGGGGCTGTGGGGCTGCAGAACTACAAGTTCGGGAAATCTGCGACGATAACCTTCCCAGAGCCGATCTCAATGGTACCATACGAGACTCTGAAGACGAACAGGGGCCTCGGTCTGCACACGCTCTTCTTCCTCGACCTCCGGGTGGAGGAGGGGCGTTTCATGAAGGCGGGGGAGGCGATCAGCCTCCTGCTCGAGATGGAGGAGGAGCAGAGGGGAGGCGTGGTCTCAGGCGACACGCTCATGGTAGTTCTGGCAAGGGCAGGCTCCCCCTCCCAGCTGGTCAGGGCCGGCAGGGCTTCCGACCTTCGCCCTCTGGAGTTCGGCCCCCCTCCCCACTCCCTGATTGTTCCTGGGCGCCTCCACTTCATGGAGGCAGAGGCCCTGACGCTCATAGCCGGGGCGGATGAGGATCTCGTGAGGGGATGTCTTTGAGCTTCGAGGAAGAGGCAAGGAAGAAACTAGAAAGATACATTGCAGCGACGGAGAGGGTGTTCAGGACGATGGAGGTCTCCCTGCCGAATGAGGATTCACTGCGTAGGCAGGCAGAGGAGAACATAAGGCTGTCGAAGATCTACTTCGAGGACAGCAAGTATTATTTCGGAAAGCAGGACTATATTACAGCGCTCGTCTGCATCGCTTACTGTGAGGGGATAATCGATGCTTGCAGGAACATGGGGTGGCTCAGATACGAGTGGACCTTCGGATCCACGCCCGGCTGAGCGGCAGCCAGGAATGTCGGGGGTGTGACTGACGGGCAAGATCGTCCTCGCTGCCGGATGCTTCGACCTGCTCCACTACGGGCACCTCCGCTACCTCGAGGAGGCAAAGAAGCTGGCGGGGCCGGGCGGCGAGCTCGTCGTCGTCGTGGCCAGGGACGCGACGGTACTGAAGAGGAAGGGGAGGCCGCCTGTCATGAACGAGGAGCACAGGAGGGAGCTCGTCGAGGCGCTGAAGCCCGTAGACAGGGCAATCCTGGGGGGAGTCGACTTCGACACCAAGGCGATCCTCGATTCGCTCACGCCGGACATAGTCGCCCTCGGGTACGACCAGGAAGACCTCGCCGATGTGATCCGCCGGGAGGGGTTCCGGGGCGAGATAATCCGGCTCGGCAAATACGGAGACATAAGCTCCTCTAAGATCAGGGCCCTCCTGAACTCTGGCCTGGCAAAGCGCCTCAGCGAGGGCGAAACTCGGGCGGATGGTCGCGGTTAAGGAATACCTTCAGCTGGACCATGTCCCCGTCCCTCAGCCCGAACCTCTTCCTCAGGTTCTCCGGGGCAATTATCTCCAGCACTTCCTTCCCGTAGTGGGTCCGGTGTATCATCAGGATAGCCCCGTCCGCAATGTCGTTCACCTTCGCTAGGAAGCACTTCACGTCCCCGTAGGTCCTCTCGGAATTCGTGAAGCCCTTTATTGTGATCCCGGGAAGCGCCTCGAGCTCGGTCCTCGCTTTTATGTCTGCCGCGGACCTGAGCCTCAGGTTCAGCGTGCCCGGAAAAGGGGCGAATCCGAGCTTCTCCGAGAACTGTTCCCTGTAGCCGCTCTTGGTGACATAATAAGCCCCTTCACCGAATCCGGAGAAGACGTAGCCGTTGAGGAACTTGACATTGTCGATCCCCTCGAGCCCCATCCTTAGCGCGTCGTAGACCTCCCTTATCGCGCCCATACCCTTCTCGGTTATCATCACGAGCTGCCCGTCCGGGGTCAGTTCCCGCGCGACGTACCCCATCTCAGCGAGCTCGAGGAGGCGCCTGGATGCCGTCTGCTGCGAGACGCCGATCATCCTGCCAAAGTCCGAGGTGCCGAGCAGTATCTGCCTTGTGTGCCCCCCCATCTTGAAGATCTGGAGGAGTGCGAACCAGAGATCACCTTCCAATTCAGGATCTGCCCTCCATGGCCCTCTTACTGTATAGGTCCGCGAGAAATAAAGGCTCTGGTAGCCTGTGCCCCCTCATGCAACTGATCACGATCCCGATCGCGCTCTCCGGGTTCATCCTGTGTCCCGCACTGACGAATAGTCTGCCCCCGCCGGCGGTTCGGATCACCCTCCCGACCTCTTTTCCGTATGCAATAAGGCGGTCGCCCGACACCTCCCCGCCCTCGAACGATAGCGGAGATAGGCAGACCCCTAATGTGGGGACGTCGAAGGCGACCCCGAAGTGCGAGGCTGCGCCGAGCCCCTCAGGATGGAACGCGCCGTGCCCGTTCACCATGTATACCGATGCCTTTGTTTTCAGCTTCCTGAATAGCGCGGCAAAAAACCGCATCTCCCTGAACCCGAGGAAGCCGGGCATGTAGGGTATGGGCGCAGCCCCGGATGCCGTCTCCGCCTCGACCTCCTCCATGGCAGGCAAGCTCAGCACGACCGCCGCGGCGCACCCCTCTTCCCCCCTGTAGGAGACGTCCACCCCGCAGACCAAACGGACCTCTCTAGGCGGTTCGAATGAGACCTTCCTGGCTAAGGAG is a window of Candidatus Methanosuratincola sp. DNA encoding:
- a CDS encoding ABC transporter ATP-binding protein, which produces MIEVKNLTKIYNRGKFNETAAVVDVSLKVKDKSIVALTGPSGCGKTTILSMIGLILTPTSGEILYDGENVLLASDFWRTIYRRQNFGFIFQHINLLPQYTTLENILLPLYSSDIEPWDYEGKAREWLAKLGIADRAEHLVEQLSGGEQQRAAFVRALIKEPKYIFADEPTVFVDEETSRIIYNVFSSLRDSGKTVLLSTHDPELMKIADDTYRFCKGRLV
- the dph5 gene encoding diphthine synthase, with the translated sequence MPPLTFIGLGLHDEKGISLRGLERARAADLVLFEHYTNVMPGLSLESLGRIVGKEIRTVGRREVEDGKAILDAASHGEVALLVAGDPFVATTHVDLRLRAIKRGIKVEVVNAPSIISVAPGAVGLQNYKFGKSATITFPEPISMVPYETLKTNRGLGLHTLFFLDLRVEEGRFMKAGEAISLLLEMEEEQRGGVVSGDTLMVVLARAGSPSQLVRAGRASDLRPLEFGPPPHSLIVPGRLHFMEAEALTLIAGADEDLVRGCL
- a CDS encoding DUF357 domain-containing protein, which encodes MSFEEEARKKLERYIAATERVFRTMEVSLPNEDSLRRQAEENIRLSKIYFEDSKYYFGKQDYITALVCIAYCEGIIDACRNMGWLRYEWTFGSTPG
- a CDS encoding adenylyltransferase/cytidyltransferase family protein; the encoded protein is MVLAAGCFDLLHYGHLRYLEEAKKLAGPGGELVVVVARDATVLKRKGRPPVMNEEHRRELVEALKPVDRAILGGVDFDTKAILDSLTPDIVALGYDQEDLADVIRREGFRGEIIRLGKYGDISSSKIRALLNSGLAKRLSEGETRADGRG
- a CDS encoding DUF120 domain-containing protein gives rise to the protein MEGDLWFALLQIFKMGGHTRQILLGTSDFGRMIGVSQQTASRRLLELAEMGYVARELTPDGQLVMITEKGMGAIREVYDALRMGLEGIDNVKFLNGYVFSGFGEGAYYVTKSGYREQFSEKLGFAPFPGTLNLRLRSAADIKARTELEALPGITIKGFTNSERTYGDVKCFLAKVNDIADGAILMIHRTHYGKEVLEIIAPENLRKRFGLRDGDMVQLKVFLNRDHPPEFRPR
- a CDS encoding endonuclease V, which encodes MKHPFDTEKAKRAQRSLARKVSFEPPREVRLVCGVDVSYRGEEGCAAAVVLSLPAMEEVEAETASGAAPIPYMPGFLGFREMRFFAALFRKLKTKASVYMVNGHGAFHPEGLGAASHFGVAFDVPTLGVCLSPLSFEGGEVSGDRLIAYGKEVGRVIRTAGGGRLFVSAGHRMNPESAIGIVISCMRGHRLPEPLFLADLYSKRAMEGRS